One window of Eublepharis macularius isolate TG4126 chromosome 17, MPM_Emac_v1.0, whole genome shotgun sequence genomic DNA carries:
- the RNF186 gene encoding E3 ubiquitin-protein ligase RNF186 translates to MLKKGLLSGLELPGNVIGCHKALWPLGLLINTASRRHRLPSGQAALRPHQAAGSVSWEQSSFIRRADRSAGTLCKRLIRIPEASAFSTEGLSDNLHMENEARGEMEKAGRAVEEAAQLEAPKEPTPNTDSSPGVEVCAVEEAASSCPAAAKCPAADASQPLGLKRSASLEPHTSITMAPPQPAPEPHHQRTPKASIAEMDCLICFNRYSASRLPKLLACQHAFCAVCLKLILHNEDHTWIITCPLCRKATVVFGGLICSLRDKEDVLSRLDSPDPDAKVPCPPDPPGSSQANCRSISRNQEPESNRTAAKRLVLLLLLVAVLIVLVLPFMYTGLLKWALSGVVVLGLVMSGVLCCNPGWRNCSDFSLPPWRKKESHVASVA, encoded by the coding sequence ATGCTAAAGAAAGGTTTGCTCTCTGGGCTGGAATTACCGGGCAATGTTATCGGGTGCCATAAAGCGCTGTGGCCGTTGGGGTTACTGATTAACACGGCTTCCAGACGTCATCGGCTTCCCAGTGGCCAGGCTGCTCTGAGACCTCACCAAGCTGCCGGGTCTGTGTCCTGGGAACAAAGCTCCTTTATAAGAAGAGCTGACAGATCTGCTGGGACGCTTTGCAAGAGGCTGATCCGTATCCCGGAGGCAAGCGCTTTCTCCACGGAAGGCCTCTCAGACAACCTGCACATGGAGAACGAAGCCAGAGGGGAGATGGAGAAGGCGGGAAGGGCGGTGGAAGAGGCAGCACAGTTAGAGGCTCCCAAGGAGCCGACTCCAAACACGGACAGCAGTCCAGGAGTCGAAGTCTGTGCCGTAGAAGAGGCAGCCTCCTCTTGTCCCGCTGCAGCAAAATGCCCGGCTGCAGATGCTTCTCAGCCCCTGGGACTGAAACGTTCAGCATCCCTGGAGCCCCACACCTCGATAACAATGGCCCCCCCACAgcctgcccctgagccacaccaccAGCGTACCCCCAAAGCCTCAATTGCCGAGATGGACTGCCTCATCTGTTTCAACCGGTACAGCGCTTCCCGGCTGCCGAAACTTCTGGCCTGCCAGCATGCCTTCTGCGCCGTCTGCCTGAAGCTCATCTTGCACAACGAGGATCACACCTGGATCATCACGTGCCCTCTCTGCCGAAAAGCCACCGTCGTTTTCGGCGGCCTCATCTGCAGCCTCCGTGACAAAGAGGATGTCTTGAGCCGGCTGGACAGCCCTGACCCAGACGCCAAGGTGCCCTGTCCTCCAGACCCTCCGGGCAGCAGCCAAGCAAACTGCCGGTCCATCTCCAGGAACCAAGAACCCGAGAGCAACCGGACAGCTGCCAAGAGACTGGTGTTGCTCTTGCTGCTGGTGGCCGTGCTGATAGTCCTGGTTCTCCCTTTCATGTACACGGGGCTGCTGAAGTGGGCCTTGAGTGGCGTGGTGGTCTTGGGGCTTGTCATGTCAGGAGTTCTTTGCTGCAACCCTGGTTGGAGGAATTGCTCGGACTTCTCCTTGCCCCCTTGGAGGAAAAAGGAGAGCCACGTGGCATCGGTCGCCTGA
- the TNFRSF8 gene encoding tumor necrosis factor receptor superfamily member 8, with amino-acid sequence MTLGEAVLPQSCKDAEDRFYSKETQRCCYRCPTGFTPKTKCPTDRQSDCEKQCGPDQFLNYEELTPRCQDCLTCNSERNLVQKAPCTHNSSRVCMCKHGLYCQTSIPNTCARCSPLTTCKPGFGVKIRGTSEEDTVCEKCPPRTFSEADSSTETCQPRRVNTRPEKLAEKQENSARDQLGLVSSNILDTVTTQPMNKSNNTGIPDIMTQQKILIKEEKDFTLLAVALLFTLLLCAGLVMLWKKRVCKKWTVPHKVTMSNQAKISATGEMSPTEGSQEEMEMILPESLANASSSGSLSETEETSSLDSEGAELLQVDGGVLVEPAVRSHTSNCIEKIYIMRADTVIVGSVSEVPNGKACPARGEEGTCGAQEEAEETEVVMHYPEQETAFSPKSDITTPVEEEWEFPRSVLANEKPLEIREESLGGAS; translated from the exons ATGACGCTG GGAGAAGCTGTCTTGCCTCAGTCCTGTAAAGATGCTGAAGACAGGTTCTACAGCAAAGAAACCCAGAGATGCTGCTATCGGTGCCCCACAG GGTTCACGCCAAAGACCAAATGCCCTACTGATCGCCAAAGTGACTGTGAGAAGCAGTGTGGACCAGATCAGTTCCTGAACTATGAAGAACTGACACCCCGGTGTCAGGACTGTTTGACGTGCAACTCAG AACGCAATCTTGTGCAGAAGGCGCCTTGCACGCACAATTCCAGCCGGGTGTGCATGTGCAAGCATGGGCTGTACTGTCAAACGAGCATCCCAAACACTTGCGCTCGATGCTCCCCCCTGACAACCTGCAAGCCCGGCTTTGGAGTCAAAATTAGAG GCACTTCTGAGGAAGATACGGTATGTGAAAAATGCCCTCCAAGGACCTTCTCTGAAGCGGATTCAAGTACAGAGACATGCCAGCCCCGCAGAGT CAATACCAGGCCAGAGAAGCTTGCAGAAAAGCAAGAGAACTCTGCGCGGGACCAACTTGGGCTGGTATCCTCTAACATTCTGGACACAGTCACCACACAACCCATGAACAAATCAAACAACACTGGAATTCCAGACATCATGACACAACAGAAGATTTTAATCAAAG AGGAAAAGGATTTTACGCTCTTGGCAGTAGCACTTCTGTTCACGTTACTACTGTGCGCTGGCTTGGTGATGCTGTGGAAGAAGAGAGTTTGCAAGAAGTGGACTGTCCCCCACAAAGTGACAA TGTCCAACCAGGCAAAGATTTCTGCC ACTGGAGAGATGTCTCCCACCGAGGGGAGCCAGGAAGAGATGGAGATGATACTGCCAGAATCCCTCGCAAATGCCTCCTCCAGCGGCTCCCTCTCGGAAACGGAAGAAACGTCCAGCCTTGACTCGGAAGGGGCTGAGCTGCTTCAGGTGGATGGGGGGGTGCTTGTGGAGCCTGCTGTGAGGAGCCACACAAGTAACTGCATTG AAAAAATATACATCATGAGAGCCGACACCGTGATCGTGGGGTCTGTTTCGGAAGTGCCCAACGGTAAGGCCTGCCCTGCCAGAGGTGAAGAAGGCACCTGTGGTGCCCAAGAAGAGGCCGAGGAAACGGAAGTGGTCATGCACTATCCAGAACAGGAAACGGCGTTCTCTccaaaaagtgacatcacaactcCGGTCGAGGAAGAGTGGGAGTTTCCCCGTTCTGTCCTTGCCAACGAGAAGCCATTGGAAATCCGAGAGGAAAGTTTGGGAGGAGCCAGCTGA